A region of Chlamydiales bacterium STE3 DNA encodes the following proteins:
- a CDS encoding Phenylalanine--tRNA ligase alpha subunit (Product derived from UniProtKB/Swiss-Prot:Q6MDC0;Gene name derived from UniProtKB/Swiss-Prot:Q6MDC0;EC number derived from UniProtKB/Swiss-Prot:Q6MDC0) — MSNHPTVDNLRDQFEQEFSKIQLLSELETLKVKYLGKKGPVQDLMKTLKEVKPEDRPAFGQKVNQLKAEFETKCAELEEKLIHKEEEENLLKEKIDISLPGRRRYLGSKHILNACLDEIIDILISMGFSVQYGPDIESDYYNFEALNFAPDHPARDLQDTFYIAPKMLLRTHTTNIQVRVMESNQPPIRIISPGKAYRNEAISARSHVFFHQIDPLYIDKGVTFSDLLSTLDQFLDKLFYKNVEKRYRPSYFPFVEPGMEADVRCFLCEGKGCSICKYSGWLEVLGAGMVHPEVLKNGGIDPEVYSGFAWGMGLERLVMIKYGIRDIRYFTENHMRFLRQFVSL, encoded by the coding sequence ATGTCCAATCATCCAACAGTCGATAACCTTCGCGATCAGTTCGAACAAGAATTTTCCAAAATCCAGCTTTTGTCAGAGCTAGAAACACTTAAAGTCAAATACTTAGGAAAAAAAGGCCCTGTACAGGACCTTATGAAGACCTTAAAAGAGGTTAAGCCTGAAGATCGACCTGCATTTGGGCAAAAAGTCAATCAGCTCAAAGCTGAATTTGAAACAAAATGCGCGGAATTGGAAGAGAAGCTGATTCACAAAGAAGAAGAAGAGAATTTGTTGAAAGAAAAGATTGACATCTCCCTTCCTGGTAGGCGGCGCTATTTAGGTAGCAAACATATTCTTAATGCATGCCTCGATGAGATCATTGATATTCTGATCAGCATGGGCTTCTCAGTTCAGTATGGCCCTGATATTGAAAGTGATTATTACAATTTCGAAGCTTTAAATTTTGCTCCTGACCATCCTGCGCGAGATTTGCAGGATACTTTCTATATTGCTCCCAAAATGCTTTTAAGGACGCACACGACGAATATCCAGGTTCGCGTAATGGAATCCAACCAGCCTCCTATTCGCATTATTTCCCCTGGGAAAGCCTATCGCAACGAAGCCATTTCGGCGCGTTCGCATGTTTTTTTTCATCAGATAGATCCCCTTTATATTGACAAGGGAGTGACATTTTCTGATTTACTATCCACTCTCGATCAATTTTTAGATAAACTTTTTTATAAAAATGTAGAGAAACGCTATCGCCCGAGCTATTTCCCTTTCGTTGAGCCTGGCATGGAAGCGGACGTGCGTTGTTTTTTATGTGAAGGTAAGGGGTGCTCAATTTGTAAGTATTCAGGCTGGCTTGAAGTCTTGGGAGCAGGCATGGTGCATCCTGAAGTCCTAAAGAATGGTGGCATTGATCCTGAAGTCTATTCTGGTTTTGCATGGGGCATGGGTTTAGAGCGTTTAGTCATGATTAAATATGGCATTCGCGATATCCGCTACTTCACGGAAAATCATATGCGCTTTTTAAGGCAATTCGTCTCACTGTAG
- a CDS encoding 50S ribosomal protein L20 (Product derived from UniProtKB/Swiss-Prot:Q6MDC1;Gene name derived from UniProtKB/Swiss-Prot:Q6MDC1) has translation MVRVTNAVASHRRKKRLYKRAKGFVGDRKNHLRLTSGAVLKALAYNYRHRKLKKREFRSLWIMRISAAAKINGISYSKFIYGLKKAKCELDRKILSDMAIEDPRGFSAVVGFAKEALV, from the coding sequence ATGGTTAGAGTTACAAATGCTGTAGCTTCGCATCGTCGCAAGAAAAGATTATATAAGCGAGCCAAAGGATTTGTTGGTGACCGCAAAAACCATCTAAGGTTGACAAGCGGAGCAGTTTTAAAAGCGTTGGCATATAATTACCGCCATCGTAAACTGAAGAAAAGAGAGTTTCGTAGTCTTTGGATTATGCGTATCAGCGCAGCAGCCAAAATTAACGGAATTTCTTACAGCAAATTCATTTATGGCCTCAAAAAGGCGAAATGTGAGCTAGATAGAAAAATTTTATCCGATATGGCTATTGAAGACCCAAGGGGTTTTTCAGCTGTTGTCGGTTTTGCAAAAGAAGCTCTTGTTTAA
- a CDS encoding putative oxidoreductase (Product derived from UniProtKB/Trembl:T2JWX2), translating into MQYKLFGENGFRLSKLCLGTMPFGENVGWGTSKEQRKAKFNAFINASGNHFKNRMHCVEASLKRLNTNYIGIYWLHIWDFTTLVEEAMRAFDELMRSGKVPYIGFSNTPSWVVAPATTLTPLSDLSPFEFSSKDLSILRPLSHIDLKFPSEISTKSKITKN; encoded by the coding sequence ATGCAGTATAAGCTTTTTGGCGAAAATGGCTTTCGTCTTTCAAAACTTTGCTTAGGGACAATGCCATTTGGTGAAAATGTTGGTTGGGGCACATCTAAAGAGCAAAGAAAAGCAAAATTTAATGCTTTTATCAACGCTAGCGGTAACCATTTTAAAAATAGAATGCATTGTGTTGAGGCCTCTCTCAAAAGGCTAAATACGAACTACATTGGCATTTATTGGTTACATATCTGGGACTTTACAACACTTGTTGAAGAAGCCATGAGGGCATTTGATGAACTTATGCGCTCTGGCAAAGTTCCTTACATAGGTTTCTCAAATACACCTTCCTGGGTTGTAGCGCCAGCAACCACTTTAACACCTCTCTCTGACTTGTCACCATTTGAGTTTTCAAGCAAAGATTTAAGCATACTCCGTCCACTAAGTCACATCGACTTAAAGTTTCCCTCGGAGATTTCTACAAAGAGCAAAATAACTAAGAACTAA
- a CDS encoding Glycine--tRNA ligase (Product derived from UniProtKB/Swiss-Prot:Q9PLC6;Gene name derived from UniProtKB/Swiss-Prot:Q9PLC6;EC number derived from UniProtKB/Swiss-Prot:Q9PLC6) has translation MLTFQEILRNLSYFWEKQGCIIHQGYDLEVGAGTFNPATFLRCLGPEPYKAAYVEPSRRPTDGRYGENPVRFQHYFQYQVILKPSPENIQDLYLQSLEAIGFDLSKHDIRFVHDDWEAPTLGAWGLGWEVWMDGMEVTQFTYFQAVGGIDLKPVTGEITYGIERLATYLQGVNSTFDLKWSQELTYGDIYHRNEVEWSRYNFEEANTSMWLKHFDDYEKEAKKLMEKNLPLPAYDFVMKASHAFNMLDARGAISVTERTGYISRIRNLAQMIAQSYVASRQEQNFPLLHRFQTAAKPQTELPPLPQALKEPRENAKGNFLLEIGVEELPASFVPIGMKGLEKGFKDLFAHEGIHYQSIKTFGTPRRITVYVEGLELTKKEQAIEKRGPQVLAAFDEKGAIKQAGFGFFNSLNLEASSLNELKKGKFPQVGIKSIKGVDYLFATIILPGKATAEILREKCAQLILSIDFPKKMHWGDLGISFARPIEWIVSMINEHTLPFSLGPVVASNVSKGHRQLANRTLLIDHADHYLSSLRNHFVIADAEERKSSILEQLQELEKTLQGKAIERDKVIPQVLNLVEWPQLTSAQFDAAFLNIPKEVLISEMVEHQKYFPVASAEGVLKNAFIITANNTPSDLIRAGNQKVISARLKDGAFLYEQDLKTSFDEFNKKLEQITYLKGLGSIRNKVERIQKHLKVLHQFLPIADLHMLQRAAFLSKMDLASNMVYEFPELQGVMGKIYAFVKGENAEVAQAIDEQWMPRGENAPLPETTTGILLSIADKIDNLLSCFGVGLKPTSSSDPYALRRQVLGIIKILIHNKLHLPLKEVLSHCYSHFPPSFHNKQNEILGDLEQFMTNRVRTVFVDYGVSKDEIEASLSSGFNDIFDTFCRVQALHDFRKSDHQFVPLFEVYKRARGQLNGQDAAQFSPNLLSEKAEISLNKALQRAEQEVQIALNEGNYQKAYAAISELQIPLANLFDEVKILDDNPHLRSNRLALLQKVFNLFGKLLDFSKIQS, from the coding sequence ATGTTGACTTTTCAAGAGATTCTTCGCAACTTGTCCTATTTTTGGGAAAAACAGGGCTGCATTATTCATCAGGGATATGATTTAGAGGTAGGTGCAGGGACATTTAATCCAGCTACATTTTTAAGATGCCTTGGACCTGAACCCTATAAAGCTGCCTATGTAGAACCAAGCCGGCGTCCTACCGATGGACGTTACGGGGAAAATCCTGTACGATTCCAGCATTATTTCCAATACCAAGTGATCCTAAAGCCCTCCCCGGAAAACATACAAGACCTCTACTTGCAGTCTTTAGAAGCGATTGGATTTGATTTAAGCAAGCATGATATCCGTTTCGTCCATGATGACTGGGAAGCTCCAACTTTGGGTGCCTGGGGTTTAGGATGGGAAGTGTGGATGGATGGAATGGAGGTCACACAATTTACCTACTTTCAAGCAGTCGGAGGCATCGACCTTAAACCTGTAACAGGTGAAATCACCTATGGAATTGAAAGGCTAGCAACTTATCTACAGGGAGTAAATAGCACTTTTGACCTAAAGTGGAGCCAAGAACTGACCTATGGGGATATCTACCACCGCAATGAAGTGGAATGGAGCCGTTACAACTTTGAAGAAGCAAACACATCCATGTGGCTAAAACATTTTGATGACTACGAAAAAGAAGCAAAAAAGCTCATGGAAAAAAATCTTCCTCTTCCGGCTTATGACTTCGTGATGAAAGCCTCTCATGCTTTTAACATGCTAGATGCAAGAGGAGCCATTTCTGTGACAGAGAGGACTGGCTACATTAGCCGTATCAGAAATCTAGCTCAAATGATCGCTCAAAGCTACGTTGCAAGCCGCCAGGAGCAAAATTTTCCTTTATTGCACCGTTTCCAAACGGCAGCTAAGCCTCAGACAGAGCTACCGCCTCTCCCTCAAGCTTTAAAAGAACCTCGAGAAAACGCTAAAGGTAACTTTCTTTTAGAAATTGGCGTCGAAGAACTTCCAGCCAGTTTTGTGCCCATTGGCATGAAAGGGTTAGAAAAAGGGTTTAAAGACCTCTTTGCTCATGAAGGCATTCACTACCAATCGATTAAAACTTTTGGAACTCCAAGAAGAATTACTGTTTATGTCGAAGGACTTGAGCTAACGAAGAAAGAGCAAGCTATAGAAAAAAGAGGGCCCCAGGTTTTGGCCGCTTTTGATGAAAAAGGCGCAATCAAGCAAGCAGGCTTTGGCTTTTTTAATTCTTTAAATCTTGAAGCTTCTTCACTAAATGAGCTCAAAAAGGGCAAATTTCCGCAGGTTGGAATAAAGTCAATCAAAGGAGTAGATTACCTCTTTGCTACCATCATTCTGCCCGGAAAAGCCACAGCAGAGATTTTAAGAGAAAAATGTGCCCAGCTTATTTTGTCGATTGATTTCCCAAAGAAAATGCACTGGGGAGATCTAGGAATCTCATTTGCAAGACCTATCGAATGGATTGTCTCGATGATCAACGAACACACGCTTCCCTTCTCGCTTGGTCCAGTTGTTGCAAGTAATGTGTCTAAAGGCCATCGGCAATTAGCGAATCGCACTCTTTTAATCGATCATGCCGATCACTATCTTTCTTCTCTGCGCAACCATTTTGTCATAGCAGATGCTGAAGAACGTAAAAGCTCTATTTTAGAGCAGCTGCAGGAGCTAGAAAAGACTCTGCAAGGAAAAGCCATCGAAAGAGACAAGGTAATTCCTCAAGTTTTAAACCTTGTGGAGTGGCCTCAACTCACTTCCGCACAATTTGATGCTGCTTTCCTCAATATTCCTAAAGAGGTTTTGATTTCGGAAATGGTTGAGCATCAGAAATATTTTCCTGTAGCTTCCGCTGAAGGGGTGTTAAAAAATGCTTTCATTATCACAGCAAATAATACACCTTCTGATTTGATTCGTGCAGGCAATCAAAAAGTCATTTCAGCAAGATTAAAAGATGGTGCCTTCCTTTATGAGCAAGACTTGAAAACTTCTTTCGATGAGTTTAATAAAAAGTTAGAGCAAATTACCTACCTTAAAGGACTTGGCAGCATTCGAAATAAAGTGGAGCGTATTCAAAAACACTTAAAAGTCTTACACCAATTTCTGCCAATTGCCGATTTGCACATGCTGCAAAGAGCTGCTTTCCTTAGCAAAATGGACCTTGCTTCTAACATGGTCTATGAATTTCCCGAGCTACAGGGAGTTATGGGAAAAATCTATGCATTTGTGAAAGGAGAGAATGCAGAAGTTGCACAAGCGATTGATGAACAATGGATGCCCCGTGGAGAAAATGCACCTTTACCTGAAACAACTACAGGGATTCTCTTAAGTATTGCAGATAAAATTGATAACTTACTGAGTTGCTTTGGCGTAGGTTTAAAGCCTACTTCCTCTAGCGATCCTTATGCCCTTCGCCGTCAAGTATTGGGAATTATTAAAATCCTTATCCATAACAAACTTCACCTCCCCTTAAAAGAAGTTTTAAGCCATTGCTATAGCCACTTTCCCCCTTCTTTTCACAACAAGCAAAATGAAATATTGGGAGATTTGGAGCAATTCATGACCAATAGAGTTCGAACCGTTTTTGTCGATTATGGCGTTAGCAAAGATGAAATCGAGGCAAGCCTCTCTTCAGGATTTAATGATATTTTCGATACGTTTTGCCGCGTGCAAGCATTACATGACTTCAGGAAATCAGACCACCAGTTTGTTCCTCTTTTTGAAGTTTATAAGCGTGCAAGAGGACAGCTTAATGGACAAGATGCAGCCCAATTTTCTCCCAATTTACTGAGTGAAAAAGCAGAAATAAGCTTGAACAAAGCGCTGCAAAGGGCTGAACAAGAAGTACAAATCGCTTTAAATGAAGGAAATTATCAAAAAGCTTATGCTGCCATTTCGGAACTCCAAATCCCTTTAGCAAATCTGTTTGATGAAGTGAAAATTTTAGACGATAACCCCCACTTGCGCAGTAACCGTCTTGCATTGCTTCAAAAAGTGTTCAATTTGTTCGGTAAGCTTCTTGATTTCAGTAAGATTCAAAGCTAA
- a CDS encoding Uncharacterized protein (Product derived from UniProtKB/Trembl:F8KZ49), protein MSEINFDVRLKQEFYPESDYPKVSIIVPTYNNAHTIRTTLNSLLMQHYPSFEILVIDAGSSDRTLEVVKNCRSKLIRIFAVSSYNRYEMLNKGISLARGDYINVVFPGDYYISKENLHILMSVAIRDKFPELIYCGCLIRDGKSEAKLMYRPLSFELLKKGQQPTNLQSCWFKRALFRRIGKFDTSLSLRGGFDLLCRLSLQAEPVRFSSIKRILLDYDLKGVTRKMILAHFRETMKILYRHFGLKTVVRWLFRQKDVRRYLNSWKKSLGVALIGR, encoded by the coding sequence ATGTCCGAAATTAATTTTGACGTAAGGTTGAAACAGGAGTTTTACCCTGAAAGCGATTACCCTAAGGTCTCGATCATCGTACCTACTTATAATAACGCGCATACGATTAGAACCACTCTTAATAGTTTGCTAATGCAGCATTACCCCTCTTTTGAAATTTTAGTTATCGATGCAGGCTCGAGCGATCGTACCTTAGAAGTTGTTAAAAATTGCCGCAGCAAATTAATCAGGATATTTGCGGTTAGCAGTTACAATCGCTACGAGATGTTGAATAAGGGGATTTCTCTTGCTCGTGGTGATTATATAAACGTTGTTTTCCCTGGAGACTATTACATTTCCAAAGAGAACTTGCATATACTAATGAGTGTCGCAATTCGAGATAAATTTCCTGAGCTTATTTATTGCGGGTGCTTGATTCGAGATGGAAAATCCGAAGCTAAATTAATGTATCGGCCTCTGTCTTTTGAGTTGCTCAAAAAGGGGCAGCAGCCTACAAACCTACAGTCTTGTTGGTTTAAAAGAGCTCTTTTTCGGCGTATTGGGAAATTCGATACAAGCCTTAGCCTTAGAGGTGGTTTTGACCTGCTCTGTCGCTTGTCGCTTCAAGCAGAGCCAGTACGTTTTAGCTCAATTAAAAGAATCTTGCTTGATTACGATCTTAAGGGAGTCACTCGAAAAATGATTTTGGCGCATTTTAGAGAGACAATGAAAATTTTATACCGGCATTTCGGTTTAAAAACCGTAGTCAGGTGGCTCTTTCGACAAAAAGATGTGAGGCGGTATTTAAATAGCTGGAAGAAAAGTTTAGGGGTGGCATTGATTGGGCGATGA
- a CDS encoding 50S ribosomal protein L35 (Product derived from UniProtKB/Swiss-Prot:Q6MDC2;Gene name derived from UniProtKB/Swiss-Prot:Q6MDC2), with the protein MPKMKTHKASKARFKVTGTGKLKRQRPGRRHILTKKTSKRKRQLARPALVDDGILKTYKRLIGAS; encoded by the coding sequence GTGCCTAAAATGAAAACACATAAGGCTTCAAAAGCCCGATTTAAGGTGACGGGAACCGGCAAGCTTAAAAGACAGCGTCCGGGGCGTCGTCATATTTTGACTAAAAAAACCTCTAAGCGTAAACGTCAATTGGCAAGACCTGCTCTTGTAGATGATGGTATTTTGAAAACATATAAGCGCTTAATTGGTGCAAGCTAA
- a CDS encoding UvrABC system protein C (Product derived from UniProtKB/Swiss-Prot:Q6MDC8;Gene name derived from UniProtKB/Swiss-Prot:Q6MDC8), whose protein sequence is MSFDVSKLKAFSTFPGVYIMRRASGEVLYVGKAKNIKARVRQYFLKGGDGRFMVPFLVSYVDEIETIVVTSEKEALLLENNLIKQHRPKFNALLKDDKSYIALKINHKHPWPKIELTRYKGKLKKDGRYFGPYTSAFAARKTLDLLQKMFPMRQCSDQELLRRKRPCILYGMQRCIAPCVGLCSKDQYNSLVDNAIKFLKGQDREILPTLNQEMQRASELLEFERAKELWDLIRQIENTLEGQSVDKPLGEDADVLAIFRQGDEVILSQLYFRGGRMIGTKNHNFSKIAEDDAELLETFLLQCYSDLSDPPHEIFLPFELQNGDVIEEIISQDKKRKIRLYTPKKGEKRGLVELALKNAQNAFATQKDEKSIRERTLLQMQEQLKLSRYPRRIECFDNSNLSGDEPVAALVAFTEGEKDTQYYRKYKIRAADRSDDYGAMKEVLTRRYQKTEEKNNLPDLIIVDGGKGHLNMALKVLRELNIISVDVIGLAKEEGRHDKGATLEQIFLPEVKDPILLPRHSPILFLLQKIRDESHRVAISFLRKRHSKKTVKTALVEIAGIGPEKSKRLLKHFGSLQKVSEATEEQLKEVAGLSESNIISILKFF, encoded by the coding sequence ATGTCATTTGATGTTTCTAAATTAAAGGCCTTTTCGACATTTCCTGGCGTGTACATCATGAGACGCGCTTCTGGGGAAGTGCTTTACGTAGGTAAAGCAAAAAATATTAAAGCGCGTGTTCGCCAATACTTTTTAAAAGGTGGCGATGGGCGCTTTATGGTTCCCTTTTTAGTCTCTTATGTCGATGAAATTGAAACTATTGTTGTCACTTCAGAAAAAGAAGCGCTTCTTTTAGAAAATAATTTAATCAAACAACACCGACCCAAATTCAATGCTCTACTAAAAGATGACAAAAGCTACATCGCACTAAAAATCAATCACAAGCACCCATGGCCAAAGATTGAGCTTACTCGGTACAAAGGGAAATTAAAGAAAGATGGACGTTACTTCGGTCCCTACACGAGCGCCTTTGCAGCGCGCAAGACCTTGGATCTTTTGCAAAAAATGTTTCCGATGCGTCAATGCTCAGACCAGGAGCTTTTGAGGCGTAAGCGTCCTTGTATTCTCTATGGCATGCAACGCTGTATAGCTCCCTGTGTGGGCCTCTGTTCAAAGGACCAATACAACTCATTGGTAGACAATGCGATTAAATTTTTAAAAGGCCAAGATAGGGAAATTCTTCCTACACTTAACCAGGAGATGCAACGGGCTTCAGAACTTCTTGAATTTGAACGTGCTAAAGAGTTATGGGATTTGATTCGGCAAATTGAGAACACGCTAGAAGGTCAGTCGGTAGACAAGCCTCTTGGGGAAGATGCTGATGTATTAGCTATTTTTCGCCAAGGGGATGAAGTAATTCTTTCTCAACTCTATTTTCGTGGTGGCCGGATGATCGGTACCAAAAATCATAACTTTAGCAAAATAGCTGAAGATGATGCAGAATTATTAGAAACTTTCCTTTTACAGTGTTATTCAGATCTTTCAGATCCTCCCCATGAAATTTTCTTGCCTTTCGAATTGCAGAATGGGGATGTGATAGAAGAAATTATTTCCCAGGATAAAAAACGTAAAATTCGTCTCTACACACCGAAGAAGGGTGAGAAACGGGGGCTAGTCGAACTGGCCCTCAAAAACGCACAAAATGCCTTTGCCACACAAAAAGATGAAAAATCGATTCGTGAGCGTACGCTTCTCCAAATGCAGGAACAGCTAAAGCTTTCTCGCTACCCTCGTCGTATCGAATGTTTCGATAATTCTAATCTCTCAGGCGATGAACCAGTGGCGGCTCTTGTAGCATTTACGGAAGGGGAAAAGGATACTCAATACTATCGCAAGTATAAAATTCGTGCAGCAGATCGCTCAGATGATTATGGTGCGATGAAAGAAGTATTGACAAGGCGCTATCAGAAGACTGAAGAAAAGAACAATTTACCTGACTTAATTATTGTTGATGGGGGTAAGGGACATTTGAATATGGCTCTAAAGGTTTTAAGAGAGCTTAATATCATTTCTGTCGATGTGATTGGACTGGCAAAAGAGGAAGGTCGGCATGATAAAGGGGCGACTCTTGAGCAAATCTTTCTCCCTGAAGTTAAAGACCCTATTCTTCTACCAAGGCATTCTCCAATTCTTTTCCTTCTTCAAAAAATAAGAGACGAGTCTCATCGCGTCGCCATCAGCTTTTTGCGCAAACGTCATAGCAAGAAAACAGTGAAAACCGCTTTGGTGGAAATCGCAGGAATTGGTCCTGAAAAATCCAAACGTTTACTGAAACATTTTGGAAGTTTACAGAAAGTTTCCGAAGCCACAGAAGAGCAGTTAAAAGAAGTTGCGGGTCTTTCTGAGTCTAATATCATTTCAATATTAAAATTCTTTTAA
- a CDS encoding Translation initiation factor IF-3 (Product derived from UniProtKB/Swiss-Prot:Q9PL86;Gene name derived from UniProtKB/Swiss-Prot:Q9PL86), translating into MKVNREIKAPKVRLITHTGEQIGVVALHEAAAMAEEAGLDLVEISSGSIPPVCKIMNYGKYRYDQTKREKESKKSQHQVKVKEVKIKPNIDSHDLETKMRHARDFISKGNKVKITCTFRGREMMHTEIGEKLVKSVCDSLEDIATPESPMKMFGRALTVVLAPGGSKKKRETPAVKPAIKDEAKQENSIKGSV; encoded by the coding sequence TTGAAAGTTAATCGAGAAATTAAAGCTCCAAAAGTTAGGCTAATCACCCACACGGGAGAACAAATAGGTGTTGTCGCGTTGCACGAAGCAGCTGCGATGGCGGAAGAGGCAGGACTAGATCTTGTGGAAATTTCTTCAGGCTCCATTCCTCCTGTTTGTAAAATCATGAATTATGGTAAGTATCGCTACGATCAGACAAAGCGAGAAAAAGAAAGTAAGAAATCGCAGCACCAAGTTAAAGTTAAAGAAGTCAAAATTAAGCCTAATATTGACTCCCATGACTTAGAGACGAAAATGAGGCATGCGCGCGATTTTATTTCTAAAGGAAATAAAGTGAAAATTACTTGTACTTTCCGCGGTCGAGAAATGATGCATACTGAAATTGGTGAAAAGCTGGTAAAAAGCGTCTGTGATTCTCTCGAGGATATTGCAACCCCAGAATCACCAATGAAAATGTTTGGCCGAGCATTGACTGTTGTGTTGGCTCCAGGCGGATCTAAAAAGAAAAGAGAGACGCCAGCAGTAAAGCCAGCAATTAAAGATGAGGCAAAGCAAGAGAATAGTATTAAAGGAAGTGTCTAG
- a CDS encoding putative dual-specificity RNA methyltransferase RlmN 2 (Product derived from UniProtKB/Swiss-Prot:Q6MDD0;Gene name derived from UniProtKB/Swiss-Prot:Q6MDD0;EC number derived from UniProtKB/Swiss-Prot:Q6MDD0), which translates to MHNFCELSLEELKGWLKIQEEKEFHARQLFEWVYQKGVISWEEMTNLSKTLRAKLASSFRLPALKCLKVTESTDLETYKFLWQLVDGQLVESVLICSGDRRTVCVSSQVGCPAKCAFCASGKQGFFRNLNSAEIVEQIVQINAWLKKKEERVSHVVYMGMGEPLKNYPAVVESIRKICNPDMLNLSQRRITVSTVGIVDGIRQLAEEELKVNLVLSLHAPNQRIRQKIIPYARKYPLEDILEAMDEYAAKTKRDITFEYTLLAGINDHPDHAQELGHLLKGKQCTVNLIPYNPVMGLTLRRPDKKVIKDFRSVLFGLKIVNTCRYTKGDDIAAACGQLAMQQKSSVLNVI; encoded by the coding sequence ATGCATAATTTTTGTGAGTTATCCCTTGAGGAGTTAAAGGGTTGGCTAAAGATTCAAGAAGAAAAGGAATTTCATGCTCGTCAACTTTTCGAGTGGGTTTACCAAAAAGGGGTAATTTCATGGGAGGAAATGACGAACCTGAGTAAAACTTTAAGAGCAAAACTCGCTTCTTCATTTAGGCTTCCTGCATTAAAATGCCTTAAAGTTACCGAGTCGACTGATCTGGAAACTTATAAATTTTTGTGGCAGTTAGTTGATGGGCAGCTTGTAGAGTCCGTTCTTATCTGTTCGGGAGATAGGAGAACTGTTTGTGTTTCTTCTCAAGTGGGCTGTCCTGCAAAGTGTGCTTTTTGTGCTTCGGGGAAACAGGGGTTTTTTCGCAATCTCAACTCGGCAGAAATTGTAGAGCAAATCGTTCAGATCAATGCCTGGTTAAAAAAGAAAGAAGAAAGAGTGAGTCATGTTGTTTATATGGGGATGGGAGAGCCTTTAAAAAATTATCCAGCTGTTGTGGAATCGATTCGCAAAATCTGCAATCCTGATATGCTTAATCTTTCGCAAAGACGTATCACAGTTTCTACTGTGGGAATTGTTGATGGCATAAGACAGCTTGCTGAAGAAGAATTAAAGGTAAACCTTGTCCTGTCATTACATGCACCTAATCAAAGAATTAGACAGAAGATCATTCCTTATGCTCGGAAATACCCTTTAGAGGATATTTTGGAAGCAATGGATGAATATGCTGCCAAGACAAAGAGGGATATCACTTTTGAATACACGCTTCTTGCTGGAATCAACGATCATCCTGACCACGCTCAAGAGTTAGGTCATTTATTAAAGGGGAAGCAGTGCACTGTAAACCTCATCCCTTATAATCCTGTGATGGGATTAACGTTAAGAAGACCTGATAAGAAAGTCATTAAGGATTTTCGCAGCGTTTTATTCGGGCTCAAAATTGTCAATACCTGCCGCTACACTAAAGGTGATGACATTGCTGCAGCCTGTGGACAGTTGGCGATGCAACAAAAATCTTCAGTTTTAAATGTCATTTGA